A genomic window from Nicotiana sylvestris chromosome 11, ASM39365v2, whole genome shotgun sequence includes:
- the LOC138881458 gene encoding uncharacterized protein: MAPFEALYGRRCRSPIGWFKVGEAGLIGPDLVHQAIEKVKIIKERLRTTQSRQKSYSDVRRRDFEFKEYDWVFLKISPMKGIMRFSKKGKLSLRYVGPYRIIQSVGQVEYKLELPPEMSLVHLVFHVSMLKMVVGDPSTIVPVETIEVNEELSYVDVPLAKQVRKLRNKEIASVKVLWRNQQVEEATWEAEEEMTKKYPLLFE; encoded by the coding sequence atggcaccatttgaggcgttgtatggtagaagatgtagatctcccattgggtggttcaaAGTTGGAGAAGCTGgattgatagggccggaccttgtgcatcaggctatagagaaagtcaagattattaaagagaggttgagaactactcagagtcgccaaaagtcgtATTCGGACGTTCGTCGGAGAGATTTCGAGTTCAAAGAatatgattgggtatttttgaagatttcccccatgaagggtatcatgcggtttagcaagaaagggaaattgagtctgaggtatgttggaccatacagaatcattcagagtGTTGGTCAGGTGGAATACAAGCTCGAgttgccacccgagatgtcattggtgcacctagtcttccatgtgtctatgttgaagatggtagtgggagatccgtccactattgtaccagttgaaactattgaggttaatgaggaACTGTCATATGTAGATGTTCCACTTGCCAAGCAAGTtcgaaaattgagaaataaggaaattgcctccgtgaaagtgttatggcggaaccagcaggttgaagaagccacttgggaagccgaggaagaaatgacaAAGAAGTACCCACTTTTGTTTGAATAG
- the LOC138881457 gene encoding uncharacterized protein translates to MGSLDHLEACQRPLAREVHQLASLGVPLADSNEGGVIVQNRAGSSLVEEVKEKQFDDSLLAQLKEGIHKHKTTTFSFGMDDGTLRYQGRLCVPNIDGLRGRIMTEAHTSRYSVQLGSTKMYHDLKKVYWWNNMKKEVAYFVARCPNYKQVKAEHQRPRGLAQSIEIPM, encoded by the coding sequence atgggaagtttaGATCATTTGGAGGCATGTCAGAGgccgttggccagggaggttcaccagttggctagtttgggagttcctcttgcggactctaatgaaggaggagtgATTGTACAAAATAGGGCTGGATCATCGCTTGTAGAAGAGGTGAAGGAGAAGCAATTCGACGATTCATTATTAGCACAACTGAAAGAAGGGATTCATAAACATAAAACCacaactttttcctttggcatggatgatggtaccctacggtaccaaggccGCCTATGCGTTCCAAATATCGACGGTCTTCGGGGAAGGATCATgacagaagctcacacttccaggtattccgtgcaATTAGGGtctacgaaaatgtatcatgaccTCAAGaaagtttattggtggaacaacatgaaaaaGGAGGTGGCGTACTTTGTGGCAAGATGTCCGAACTATaagcaagtgaaggccgaacatcaaaggcccaGAGGATTGgcccaaagcatagaaattccaatgtag